A region of Shewanella psychromarinicola DNA encodes the following proteins:
- a CDS encoding PhnE/PtxC family ABC transporter permease, producing the protein MPKTMTFSGRSFVGHWQKITVLLLLMVAVCWFFADTEIIALEPWTELGRMMQGFIHPDFFATEYLLDALWQTISFALLGITIGLLLGFPLALWYQHPLIAAMCAFIRAIHEIFWALIFLQIFGLSAITGILAIALPYAATFARVFADILQQAPMHTLFSLPKGTDKLSAFIYGRWMHMYPQIVDYIRYRFECALRSSAVLGFIGMPTLGFYLESAFRQGHYQQGGALLILFVLLIGSIRFWAKPFMLWLYLPLAVYFLPPIPVIDSQLIWRFISVDVLPPMLQGQAFLSWFTPDNLSKVFDWSYNLISQQVIPGMIATLVLAFCALGLTHILTMILLPLNTRLMMPKAVILLMRAVNLILRSLPEYLLAFVFMMLLGPSMLPAIIALALHNSGLMVFLMARQADKVSVPLTYQPRVDQYSYLVIPTIYPHFMGLLFYRFEVIIRETAILGMLGVMTLGFYVDSNFSEIRFSGALLLLVFTAGLNVVVDYLARRLLRYPQNRIQAC; encoded by the coding sequence ATGCCTAAAACCATGACTTTTAGTGGCCGCTCTTTTGTGGGTCACTGGCAGAAAATCACTGTGTTACTTTTATTGATGGTAGCTGTGTGTTGGTTTTTTGCCGATACAGAAATCATTGCGCTCGAACCTTGGACTGAGCTTGGGCGTATGATGCAAGGCTTTATTCATCCCGACTTTTTTGCGACAGAGTATTTGCTTGATGCTCTGTGGCAAACCATCAGTTTTGCGCTGCTTGGGATCACGATTGGGTTGCTATTGGGGTTTCCACTGGCATTGTGGTATCAACATCCTTTGATTGCGGCAATGTGTGCATTTATCCGTGCTATTCATGAGATATTTTGGGCGTTGATATTTTTACAAATATTTGGTCTTTCAGCCATTACCGGCATTTTAGCCATTGCGCTTCCTTATGCTGCTACGTTTGCCCGTGTGTTTGCTGATATTTTACAACAAGCGCCAATGCATACCTTATTTTCTCTGCCTAAGGGCACCGATAAACTGTCGGCATTTATATATGGTCGCTGGATGCACATGTATCCGCAGATTGTCGATTATATCCGGTACCGTTTTGAATGTGCGCTTCGCAGTAGTGCGGTATTAGGTTTTATTGGCATGCCGACACTAGGCTTTTATTTAGAATCGGCTTTTCGCCAAGGGCATTATCAGCAAGGCGGTGCGTTATTAATCTTATTTGTGCTATTGATTGGAAGTATACGTTTCTGGGCTAAGCCGTTTATGCTTTGGCTGTATTTACCGCTTGCGGTATATTTCTTACCCCCCATACCGGTTATCGACTCGCAACTTATTTGGCGTTTTATCAGTGTTGATGTTTTACCGCCTATGCTGCAAGGGCAAGCCTTCTTAAGCTGGTTTACACCTGATAACCTGTCGAAGGTATTTGACTGGAGTTATAACTTAATAAGCCAGCAAGTCATTCCTGGGATGATTGCTACCTTAGTACTGGCTTTTTGTGCCTTAGGGCTAACTCATATATTGACCATGATATTACTGCCTTTAAACACTCGATTAATGATGCCCAAAGCGGTTATTCTGCTCATGCGTGCTGTGAATTTAATATTACGTTCGCTGCCAGAATATTTGTTGGCCTTTGTGTTTATGATGTTATTAGGACCTTCGATGTTGCCAGCGATTATCGCGTTGGCATTGCATAATAGTGGCCTAATGGTCTTTTTAATGGCGCGCCAAGCTGACAAGGTTAGTGTGCCGCTCACTTATCAGCCAAGGGTTGACCAATATAGTTATCTGGTTATTCCTACTATATACCCCCATTTTATGGGATTGTTGTTTTACCGTTTTGAAGTGATTATCCGTGAAACCGCTATTTTAGGTATGCTTGGCGTGATGACGTTAGGTTTTTATGTGGACAGTAATTTTTCTGAAATTCGCTTTAGTGGAGCCTTGTTATTATTGGTTTTCACTGCGGGGCTAAATGTCGTAGTGGATTATCTGGCGCGTAGATTATTGCGTTATCCTCAAAATCGTATACAGGCTTGCTAA